A genomic stretch from Aedes albopictus strain Foshan chromosome 2, AalbF5, whole genome shotgun sequence includes:
- the LOC115257191 gene encoding cytoplasmic dynein 2 light intermediate chain 1-like, giving the protein MSELNSINSMEPDTNETIQDIAMKLVTEQMKQESSLTGGPSERTIFVLGSKGAGKSTLINRFLDRDDITRPTLALEYSFGRRTASGQGAQKNICNVWELGSLVNSNQLIEVPVRSHGLATFAAVIVLDLSQPDRLWTDLQCILNGLKQAISKNCSAKEVIEMKERMKQKVGIDHEDLNTLEILPFPVIIVGGKYDAFQNVDSEIKKHVCRCLRSISHAIGAALIFYTSKNASLSKMIRDAMNHLGFGSPSNPFKALALDHNGPLVVPFGGDSWEKIGVTPTNSERIGMNYSAQIPQVGTEKVAIPDDPAKDGGFKERVIDELRAQKDDELMRLLKDTEIRMKFEAVQ; this is encoded by the exons ATGAGCGAGCTAAACTCAATAAATTCAATGGAACCGGACACCAACGAAACAATCCAGGATATCGCCATGAAACTGGTAACGGAGCAGATGAAGCAAGAATCCAGCCTGACTGGGGGGCCTAGCGAACGTACCATTTTTGTCCTCGGTAGTAAGGGAGCG GGTAAATCAACTCTCATCAATCGATTCCTGGATCGAGACGATATCACGCGCCCCACGTTGGCACTGGAATACTCGTTCGGTCGGCGTACTGCTTCCGGACAGGGTGCTCAGAAAAATATTTGCAATGTTTGGGAGCTCGGCAGCTTGGTCAATTCCAATCAGTTGATTGAAGTGCCGGTTCGATCTCATGGACTGGCAACGTTTGCAGCCGTGATTGTCCTGGATTTGTCCCAACCGGATCGACTTTGGACCGACTTGCAGTGCATTCTGAATGGTTTGAAGCAGGCAATCAGTAAAAATTGTTCCGCTAAGGAGGTAATAGAAATGAAAGAGCGTATGAAACAGAAGGTGGGAATAGATCACGAGGATTTGAACACGcttgaaattcttccatttcCGGTTATAATCGTGGGAGGAAAGTACGATGCATTTCAGAATGTTGATTCGGAAATCAAGAAGCACGTGTGTCGCTGTTTGAGGTCGATCTCCCATGCAATAGGGGCTGCACTGATATTCTACACTTCCAAGAATGCATCACTATCTAAGATGATTAGAGATGCGATGAACCATCTAGGGTTTGGTAGTCCATCGAATCCATTCAAAGCATTGGCACTGGATCACAATGGCCCTTTGGTGGTTCCTTTCGGAGGAGACTCGTGGGAAAAGATTGGTGTGACACCCACCAATTCGGAGCGCATAGGAATGAACTACAGTGCGCAGATTCCTCAGGTTGGAACCGAAAAGGTCGCTATTCCGGACGATCCGGCGAAGGATGGTGGCTTTAAGGAACGCGTTATTGACGAACTTAGAGCTCAGAAGGATGATGAACTGATGCGACTGCTCAAGGATACGGAAATACGGATGAAGTTTGAAGCGGTGCAGTAG
- the LOC109432878 gene encoding vacuolar protein sorting-associated protein 54-like → MAKFSGAFDLKEPPPWQNCCYCSGSPASSTSTSSSASTTVATSPNPRQQQQLQIQQSQQLLSFKSPADFVRHLRQHHCTVEGGSYVCRYGYNEVCASLPLDGVSDRDYEMHVNRCHVNQQQKESQIKWSVFSAAQNLPAVLNDPSRSKQTHFFTKKWGDAFVEHQSIGTSPQLPDIKWDHFDFYLKRIGKRYRVHNRIAKTALPSSSSSQGQQPVVSDRLPNGATANLKDIPEVFLKHNLELHSPASFAAVFPDIGNDGEQAKQSSRLLQEKLSHYLDIVEVLIAKQVAEKSSAFFHAMTSQDAIMEQMREATALVSRLRSRLKLIDDTIIRESLQIISLERVRSNNNIVLERLKLMSTVHQTQPMIQLLLSTQDYVAALDLISTTQEILSAELVGVHCFRHLPSQLTEMERLIDKMLTTDFERYSTSDLNRPFAGENRLVEKVLDEDKLICIISGLLRKRNLDFIDTYKQEAITTVRAIVKQMVIEVIASGDAEVCLTGAGEEAQSLSLSEWIVLLETATVTLMRLLRRVRSVHDVMQQTADASAGKITDDVSFIDTEAFLSAEDYEIVKTKLANLLQSVCNYCHERCANLVSNQSLEKSSVSADQIAKLTEIVERFSDGCEEVCGIQSVPLKLALRAQGTRYAQKFHSERKSKMALLLDSERWKQAEVPAEFQKMVESISKGVFLWNKSSEMNGGTPVSSPPPQAVLMVDGQPFALVGAALLLVQIVSEYCRCASQLPVIATQLARNVIDLLRTFNSRSCQLVLGAGALHVAGLKTITSGNLALVSRALQLVLWLLPHVKRHFQSLEPNGTSTGSTTILTGYDSIEKDFASHIKEIENKVLAIVCDLVTNQLSNWDARPPVPSQPFRNISRQFVKLHEAIAPILPEKQVATIYRVVHKNFKDKLREQLLRNNITNNGGPQHGTVVSELTFYMETLRTLKAMPLEELRDETLDDIWLK, encoded by the exons GCATCTTCGTCAGCACCACTGCACCGTGGAAGGAGGGTCCTACGTTTGCCGATATGGTTACAACGAAGTCTGCGCATCGCTTCCCCTGGATGGCGTCAGCGATAGGGATTACGAAATGCACGTCAACCGTTGCCACGTGAACCAGCAGCAAAAAGAGTCCCAGATCAAGTGGTCGGTATTCTCGGCGGCCCAGAATCTGCCGGCCGTACTAAACGATCCCAGTCGAAGCAAGCAGACGCACTTCTTTACCAAAAAATGGGGAGATGCCTTCGTGGAACACCAATCGATCGGAACTTCGCCTCAACTGCCCGATATAAAGTGGGACCATTTTGATTTCTATCTGAAGCGGATCGGTAAACGGTATCGGGTTCACAACCGAATTGCGAAAACCGCCCTACCGAGTAGCAGTTCTAGTCAAGGCCAGCAGCCGGTCGTGAGCGATCGCCTTCCGAATGGGGCCACCGCCAATCTGAAAGACATTCCCGAGGTGTTCCTGAAGCACAACCTGGAACTGCACAGTCCGGCCTCGTTTGCGGCGGTATTTCCCGACATTGGGAACGATGGCGAACAGGCGAAACAGTCGAGCCGCTTGCTGCAGGAGAAGCTTAGTCACTATTTGGATATCGTGGAGGTGCTGATAGCGAAGCAG GTCGCTGAAAAATCATCGGCATTCTTCCACGCAATGACCTCCCAGGACGCCATCATGGAACAGATGCGCGAAGCTACCGCTCTTGTATCACGACTCCGTTCCCGACTGAAACTGATCGACGATACCATCATCCGCGAGTCGCTGCAAATCATCAGCCTGGAGCGGGTCCGTTCCAACAATAACATCGTCCTGGAACGGCTGAAGCTGATGTCTACGGTGCACCAGACTCAGCCCATGATTCAGCTTCTATTGAGCACTCAGGATTACGTCGCGGCGCTGGATTTGATCAGCACGACCCAGGAAATTCTGAGTGCGGAACTTGTGGGCGTTCATTGCTTCCGGCATTTGCCTTCGCAGCTAACCGAGATGGAACGGCTGATCGACAAGATGCTGACGACGGATTTCGAGCGGTATTCGACGTCGGATTTGAATCGGCCGTTTGCCGGGGAGAATAGGCTGGTCGAGAAAGTGTTGGATGAGGATAAGTTGATTTGTATTATATCGGGTTTGTTGCGGAAGCGGAATTTGGATTTCATTGATACTTACAAGCAGGAAGCGATTACAACGGTTCGGGCAATTGTGAAACAGATGGTGATCGAGGTAATCGCTTCGGGGGATGCGGAAGTTTGTTTGACTGGTGCGGGAGAGGAAGCGCAGAGTCTGTCGCTGTCGGAGTGGATTGTACTATTGGAAACGGCGACGGTCACATTGATGAGGTTGCTGAGGCGAGTTCGATCGGTTCATGATGTGATGCAGCAGACTGCCGATGCAAGCGCCGGGAAGATTACGGATGATGTGAGTTTTATAGATACAGAAGCATTCCTTTCCGCTGAAGACTATGAAATAGTCAAAACGAAGCTAGCTAATTTGTTGCAAAGTGTTTGCAATTATTGTCATGAACGTTGCGCCAATTTGGTATCAAACCAAAGTCTGGAGAAGAGCTCGGTCAGTGCCGATCAGATAGCAAAACTAACGGAAATCGTAGAACGGTTTAGCGATGGTTGTGAAGAAGTTTGTGGAATTCAGAGTGTCCCGTTGAAGTTGGCCTTGCGAGCTCAAGGAACGAGGTATGCTCAAAAGTTCCATTCTGAGCGGAAATCGAAAATGGCTTTGCTGCTCGATAGCGAACGCTGGAAACAAGCCGAGGTGCCTGCTGAGTTCCAAAAGATGGTGGAAAGCATTTCGAAAGGAGTTTTTCTATGGAACAAAAGCTCAGAAATGAACGGAGGAACTCCAGTTTCGTCGCCGCCTCCACAAGCTGTACTGATGGTGGACGGACAACCGTTCGCATTGGTTGGAGCTGCTCTGCTTCTAGTGCAAATTGTTAGTGAATACTGTCGTTGCGCTTCTCAATTGCCCGTAATCGCCACCCAGCTAGCTCGCAACGTGATCGATCTACTAAGAACCTTCAACTCTCGCTCTTGTCAGTTAGTGCTCGGTGCCGGTGCCTTACACGTGGCCGGTTTAAAAACCATCACCAGCGGTAATCTTGCCCTCGTATCTCGCGCTCTACAACTAGTCCTCTGGCTGCTGCCACACGTCAAACGTCATTTCCAATCCCTGGAACCAAATGGTACCTCAACCGGCTCAACGACCATCCTCACCGGTTACGATTCAATCGAGAAAGATTTCGCCTCCCACATCAAGGAAATAGAAAACAAAGTGTTGGCCATCGTTTGCGATCTCGTCACCAACCAGTTGTCCAACTGGGACGCACGGCCGCCGGTTCCTTCCCAACCATTCCGCAACATCAGCCGACAGTTTGTCAAACTGCACGAGGCAATTGCGCCGATCCTGCCGGAAAAACAGGTAGCTACCATCTACCGGGTGGTACACAAAAACTTCAAAGACAAACTTCGGGAGCAGCTGCTGCGAAACAACATCACCAACAATGGGGGACCCCAACACGGCACCGTCGTGTCCGAGTTGACGTTCTATATGGAAACCCTGCGGACCTTGAAGGCGATGCCGTTGGAGGAACTGCGCGACGAAACTTTGGACGATATTTGGTTAAAGTAG